Proteins encoded together in one Labeo rohita strain BAU-BD-2019 chromosome 21, IGBB_LRoh.1.0, whole genome shotgun sequence window:
- the si:dkey-22f5.9 gene encoding liver-expressed antimicrobial peptide 2-like produces MLEGYKYTWSLQNLSNLLDTLTYRTFVGNIITKMHMHHVNLAKFGICTLILLVLMYQVSAVPIGTPEVQSDLQSSHILHRKIRMSPLWRIMGFKPYGAYCHDNIECTTGLCRNGHCSFNEPVHS; encoded by the exons ATGCTAGAGGGTTATAAATACACATGGTCATTGCAAAACTTAAGTAATCTTCTGGACACACTGACATACCGGACTTTTGTGGGAAATATCATCACCAAAATGCATATGCATCACGTTAACCTGGCAAAATTTGGAATTTGCACATTAATCTTACTAGTGCTGATGTACCAG GTGTCTGCTGTGCCAATAGGGACTCCTGAGGTGCAATCAGATCTTCAGTCATCACATATACTTCACCGCAAGATACGAATGTCCCCTTTGTGGCGAATTATGGGGTTCAAACCATATGGAGCCTACTGCCATGACAACATAGAGTGCACTACAGGTTTATGCAG GAACGGTCATTGTTCATTTAATGAGCCTGTTCATTCGTAG